A single region of the Vicia villosa cultivar HV-30 ecotype Madison, WI linkage group LG4, Vvil1.0, whole genome shotgun sequence genome encodes:
- the LOC131600004 gene encoding uncharacterized protein LOC131600004 → MHVVGAAFFVDKSARYVNVTYLLYFMDLTTVHQWNWGAATLAYLYQKLNEASNWRTRQLTGSCTLLTIWIISYFSRIHGFHIDPEYVDDMPRAARYVLQRGKNVVGPYRGYLDRTMHDDVTWRPFSDYTQVVPFDGIALYSSWLACRTSIMIRYLPERCMRQFEFVQMIPRSPFEAAPDTVTRVQLTAIFADWKHHVVPEEYRRIRVTQDWHNVEGYVTWFYRVSHPLLTPDAPGAPRPAHEEILENQQAEDDHAIDLLPICQRIEMLGRDALDQGVVHQGGPEAVAVMEMIVTDAGRAAAYRRQRRSQGERVRHTQ, encoded by the exons atgcatgtggtaggcgctgcgttctttgtggacaagagtgcgaggtacgtcaacgtgacctacctcctctacttcatggacttgaccaccgttcaccagtggaactggggggcagctactctggcatacctataccagaagctgaatgaggcctccaactggaggacgaggcagttgaccggatcttgcacactactcacg atctggatcatctcttacttctcccgcatccacggctttcacattgatcctgagtacgttgacgacatgcccagggccgccagatacgttctccagaggggaaAAAATgtggtgggaccataccgtgggtacctcgaccgcacgatgcacgatgacgtcacctggaggccattcagcgactacactcaagttgtcccctttgacggcattgctttaTATTCTAGCTGGTTGGCATGCAGGACCAGCATCATgatccggtatctccctgagcggtgcatgcgtcagttcgaatttgtgcagatgattcccaggtcaccttttgaggctgctcccgacacagtgacccgagtgcagctcactgccatatttgcgGATTGgaagcatcatgtggtaccagaggagtatcgtcgcattcgggtcacccaggactggcacaatgtggagggatacgtcacatggttctatcgggtgtcacatcctctactgacacccgacgctcctggtgctcctaggccagcacacgaggagatcctggagaaccagcaggccgaggatgaccacgccattgatctcctgccgatctgccagcggatagagatgcttgggcgggacgcgttggatcaaggtgtcgttcatcagggcggtccagaggcagtcgccgtgatggagatgattgtcactgatgcgggccgtgcagcggcatacaggcggcagaggaggtcccaaggagagagggttaggcatacccagtag